A stretch of the Rosa rugosa chromosome 5, drRosRugo1.1, whole genome shotgun sequence genome encodes the following:
- the LOC133709620 gene encoding gibberellin 2-beta-dioxygenase 6-like — MLVDSNPPLLHHYGALLHQPSDKNPQLHENHITEECQLPLIDLEGLKSHDVSYRLACASAICRASSEWGFFQVVNHGISSELIKKMRREQVKLFSAPFKKKQTSGLLNNSYRYGTPTATHPTQFSWSEAFHIPVSKISDQTCYGEFTSLREVMEEFSTAMSNLSKVLARVLINNLDKQEEAAGDICESSSCFLRLNRYPACPFSPEMFGLVPHTDSDFLTILCQDQVGGLQLMKDSKWVAVKPNPDALIVNIGDLFQAWSNDVYKSVEHKVMANEKTERYSIAYFLCPSYDSLIGSCRESSIYRKFTFGEYRSQIQEDVKKLGHKVGLSRFLI, encoded by the exons ATGTTAGTAGACTCAAACCCGCCTCTCCTACACCATTATGGAGCCCTTTTGCACCAGCCATCCGATAAAAATCCTCAACTACATGAAAACCATATCACAGAAGAATGCCAGCTCCCATTGATAGACCTTGAAGGGTTGAAAAGCCATGACGTGAGTTACAGGCTAGCATGCGCTAGCGCGATTTGTAGAGCCTCCTCAGAATGGGGCTTTTTCCAAGTGGTGAACCATGGCATAAGCTCTGAGCTTATAAAGAAGATGAGGAGAGAGCAAGTGAAGTTGTTTTCAGCACCCTTTAAGAAGAAACAAACTTCTGGGCTTCTCAACAATTCTTATAGGTATGGGACTCCAACAGCAACTCACCCAACTCAGTTCTCTTGGTCTGAAGCTTTTCACATTCCTGTCTCAAAAATCTCAGACCAAACTTGCTATGGGGAGTTCACCTCTCTAAG GGAAGTGATGGAGGAATTTTCAACAGCCATGTCCAACCTATCAAAAGTGCTTGCTCGGGTTCTAATTAATAATCTCGACAAACAAGAGGAAGCTGCAGGAGACATTTGTGAGTCGAGCTCATGCTTTCTTCGCTTGAATCGCTACCCGGCTTGTCCATTTTCCCCAGAGATGTTTGGTCTAGTGCCTCACACTGACAGTGATTTCCTCACCATTCTTTGCCAAGATCAAGTAGGAGGACTTCAACTCATGAAAGACTCCAAATGGGTTGCTGTAAAACCCAATCCGGACGCGCTTATCGTCAACATTGGAGATCTTTTTCAG GCATGGAGCAACGATGTGTATAAGAGTGTGGAACACAAGGTCATGGCCAACGAGAAAACGGAACGATATTCGATAGCATACTTTCTGTGCCCATCTTATGATTCTTTAATAGGGAGTTGCAGAGAATCCTCCATTTATAGAAAGTTCACATTTGGAGAATACAGGAGCCAAATTCAAGAAGATGTCAAGAAACTCGGCCATAAAGTCGGTCTCTCCAGATTTCTTATTTAG
- the LOC133709621 gene encoding uncharacterized protein LOC133709621, producing MFGVTASDGSRRRLPQWMLGGSSTGQEGKSSNVEEKGNQLEEGLASQEAETVTAKPGKGIRRREKETLGEGLHVLQKCEAKKRKRKSTQQDEEFEGNDSGAVLEKKCSGRGRRKVQESIAADRQKAKAPGKGIHEKKTLGENSYILAKCETKRINSKTNEQDTDFDCNVPASFPDKIGRGRRKVQETAVLKRQEAKDSSCGSGEEREVQTSSDDDVELTAEDLVMIAEEYIKADRKLVPEKASNQKCESGSRLALRVASSSKSDDSMDSQNCNARSLIQDATSSKPNESSTSEEIALNSSRTGDPAQDMLDLFLGPWLKKPVKKEARTDILTDDLAFSYKVESQTHSNVVKEEIAPITKKKTSLKDKVAMFLD from the exons ATGTTTGGAGTTACTGCTAGTGATGGAAGTAGGAGACGTTTACCGCAATGGATGCTGGGCGGGTCATCTACTGGCCAAGAGGGGAAGTCCAGCAATGTTGAAGAAAAGGGCAACCAGCTTGAGGAAGGACTTGCTTCTCAAGAGGCAGAAACTGTGACTGCAAAACCTGGTAAAGGGATCCGGCGTCGTGAAAAGGAAACACTGGGAGAAGGCTTGCATGTTCTTCAAAAGTGCGaggcaaagaaaagaaagagaaaatcgaCTCAACAAGATGAAGAATTTGAAGGTAATGACTCAGGAGCTGTTCTAGAGAAGAAGTGTAGTGGGCGTGGGAGAAGAAAAGTTCAGGAATCTATTGCTGCAGATAGGCAAAAAGCAAAGGCTCCTGGAAAAGGGATTCATGAAAAGAAAACGTTGGGAGAGAACTCATACATTCTTGCAAAATGTGAGACAAAAAGGATTAATAGTAAAACAAATGAACAAGATACGGATTTTGATTGCAACGTCCCTGCAAGTTTTCCAGACAAGATTGGACGTGGGAGAAGAAAAGTTCAAGAAACAGCTGTCCTGAAGAGACAAGAAGCAAAGGATTCTAGCTGTGGAAGTGGTGAGGAACGAGAAGTCCAGACTTCGAGTGATGATGATGTCGAACTGACAGCAGAAGATTTAGTGATGATTGCTGAAGAG TACATAAAAGCTGATAGGAAATTAGTGCCAGAAAAAGCATCAAATCAAAAATGTGAATCAGGCAGCAGACTTGCACTAAGAGTCGCTTCCAGTAGTAAGTCAGATGATTCTATGGACTCCCAAAACTGTAACGCAAGATCACTCATCCAAGATGCTACCAGTTCTAAGCCTAACGAGAGCTCGACTAGTGAAGAAATTGCCTTGAACTCCAGTAGAACAGGGGATCCTGCTCAGGACATGCTGGATCTGTTTTTAGGCCCCTGGCTGAAGAAACCTGTCAAGAAGGAAGCGAGGACTGACATTTTGACAGACGATCTGGCATTTTCCTACAAAGTCGAATCACAAACTCATAGTAATGTTGTTAAAGAAGAAATTGCCCCCATaacgaagaagaagaccagTCTGAAAGACAAGGTGGCAATGTTTCTTGACTGA